In the Tautonia marina genome, one interval contains:
- a CDS encoding beta-ketoacyl-[acyl-carrier-protein] synthase family protein, whose amino-acid sequence MRRVVITGIGIVAPNGLGRVSFTEAIAEGRSGVGPIESFDATGLPVRIAGEVKNFDVMPYLGEHKKNAKTMSRAVNFAVGAAGLAVEDAGLESDRLDPARFGVCMGTGITPMSLGELAAPVLSGVSNDGALDWKQFSIAQAESMFPLWLLKHLPNMAAAHLSILHQAMGPNNTIVTACAAGTQAVGEAFRLISRGDADVMLAGGCDSRLDPLLIVAYQAMNALSRSTRTPTEVSRPFDGERDGFVLGEGAAVLVLESLQHARRRRAKLFAEVVGYGSSFDAYGITRPEPTGKGAALSIKAALKEAKSNPSDIDYINAHGTSTRLNDIMETNAVKQVFGHRSKTIPISSQKSMVGHLIGASGALEAAATAITLDRGVIPPTINQATPDPNCDLDYVPNTARETQVRVALSNSFGFGGQNASLVMARV is encoded by the coding sequence ATGCGCCGGGTGGTGATCACGGGAATCGGAATTGTGGCTCCGAATGGCCTGGGGCGCGTCTCCTTCACCGAGGCGATTGCCGAGGGGCGTTCCGGGGTCGGTCCGATTGAGAGCTTCGACGCGACCGGGTTGCCCGTCCGGATTGCCGGCGAGGTGAAGAACTTCGACGTGATGCCCTATCTGGGCGAGCACAAGAAGAACGCCAAGACAATGAGCCGCGCCGTCAATTTCGCCGTTGGCGCCGCGGGCTTGGCCGTCGAAGATGCGGGCCTGGAGTCTGACCGGCTCGATCCGGCCCGCTTTGGGGTTTGCATGGGGACGGGCATTACCCCCATGTCGCTCGGCGAGCTGGCTGCTCCGGTGCTTTCGGGCGTCAGCAACGACGGGGCGCTCGACTGGAAGCAGTTTTCGATCGCTCAGGCCGAGTCGATGTTCCCGCTCTGGCTCTTGAAGCACTTGCCGAACATGGCCGCGGCGCACCTGTCGATCTTGCATCAGGCGATGGGGCCGAACAACACGATCGTCACCGCCTGCGCCGCGGGGACCCAGGCCGTCGGCGAGGCCTTCCGCCTGATTTCGCGGGGGGATGCCGACGTGATGCTCGCCGGGGGCTGCGACAGCCGGCTTGATCCGCTCTTGATCGTCGCCTACCAGGCCATGAATGCCCTGAGCCGATCGACCCGGACCCCGACCGAGGTTTCTCGCCCCTTTGACGGCGAGCGCGACGGCTTCGTGCTGGGGGAGGGGGCCGCCGTGCTCGTCCTCGAAAGCCTGCAGCATGCCCGCCGCCGCCGCGCGAAGCTCTTCGCCGAGGTGGTCGGTTACGGTTCCTCGTTCGACGCCTACGGCATCACCCGGCCCGAGCCGACCGGCAAGGGGGCTGCGCTGTCCATCAAGGCCGCCCTGAAGGAAGCCAAGTCGAACCCCTCAGACATCGACTACATCAACGCGCACGGCACCAGCACCCGCCTGAACGACATCATGGAGACGAACGCCGTCAAGCAGGTCTTCGGCCATCGCTCCAAGACGATCCCGATCAGCTCGCAGAAGTCGATGGTCGGCCACCTGATCGGTGCCTCCGGCGCGCTCGAAGCCGCGGCGACCGCCATCACGCTCGATCGCGGCGTCATCCCCCCGACGATCAACCAGGCCACCCCCGACCCGAACTGCGACCTCGACTACGTGCCCAACACGGCCCGAGAGACTCAGGTGCGTGTTGCCCTGTCCAACAGCTTTGGGTTTGGCGGGCA
- the mutS gene encoding DNA mismatch repair protein MutS: protein MSGPASTPMMQQYRELKARDPDALLLFRMGDFYELFGEDAERASALLGLALTSRDKGADAIPMAGFPHPALESYLAKIVAAGHRAAVCEQVEDAKQAKGLVKREIVRVVTPGTLTDDALLDPKAANYLAAVVEVKGKLGLAWVELSTGRFLLCEVQRRELLDEMARLDPAEVLVSETSLDAPWVRLIRQQSPQVPITCRPSWDFQPSEAKGRLFEHFGVTTLSGFGLDDEAIEVSAAGALLSYLKDTQKSSLGHLTRIVPYRRGSTLLLDETTRRSLELTRTLRDAKRDGSLLAVIDRTCTPMGARLLAEWMTSPLTDLDGITRRHAAVAELLADTALRADLRAALDRAHDLERLAARAATFRASPRDLACLAKTLGLLPRIKARLSERGAPLLNDLEQALELCPEIRSGIEQALVDEPPLALKEGGLIRQGYHPTLDELREIARGGKSWIARYQAEQVQKTGIHGLKVGFNKVFGYYIEITHAQAAGKALPSEYVRKQTIKNGERYITPELKEYEDTVLRAEERARDLEYELFVTLRDRVAAEAPRLVQAGVVLATVDVLCGLAELASRQGYCRPEMVSEPVLTIVDGRHPVLDAMMPQGAFVPNDATLGPIDGMVVILTGPNMAGKSTYIRQIALMAILAQMGSFVPAKQARLGVVDRVFARVGATDELSRGQSTFMVEMTETANILNNATGQSLVILDEIGRGTSTFDGVSLAWAIAEHLHDEVGCRTLFATHYHELVDLEQSRPRLRNCNVAVRERDGEVVFLHRIVPGGADQSYGIHVARLAGVPGSVLDRARTILAYLERHHGTEQLDGSGGETTPGTPPTERDGPDPRKVKTGRGFSESLFAALPDPMIDELREVDPAAIDPSAALALIRRLKELAESCSG, encoded by the coding sequence GTGAGCGGCCCCGCCTCGACCCCCATGATGCAACAGTATCGCGAGCTGAAAGCCCGCGACCCCGACGCCTTGCTCCTGTTTCGCATGGGGGACTTCTACGAACTGTTCGGCGAGGACGCCGAACGGGCCTCGGCCTTGCTGGGTCTTGCCCTGACCAGCCGAGACAAGGGGGCAGACGCCATCCCGATGGCCGGCTTCCCGCACCCGGCGTTGGAGTCGTACCTGGCGAAGATCGTCGCGGCCGGTCACCGCGCGGCCGTCTGCGAGCAGGTCGAGGACGCCAAACAGGCCAAGGGACTGGTCAAGCGCGAGATCGTCCGTGTCGTCACCCCCGGCACCCTGACCGACGACGCCTTGCTCGATCCGAAAGCCGCGAATTATCTGGCCGCCGTCGTCGAGGTGAAAGGGAAGCTCGGGCTGGCGTGGGTCGAGCTGTCGACCGGCCGTTTTTTGCTGTGTGAAGTCCAGCGCCGGGAGCTGCTCGACGAGATGGCCCGGCTCGATCCGGCCGAGGTCCTCGTTTCGGAAACGAGCCTTGATGCGCCCTGGGTCCGCCTGATCCGCCAGCAAAGCCCGCAGGTACCGATCACCTGCCGCCCCTCGTGGGACTTTCAGCCGAGCGAGGCGAAAGGCCGCCTGTTCGAGCATTTCGGCGTCACCACGCTCTCGGGCTTCGGCCTCGACGACGAGGCGATCGAGGTCTCGGCGGCCGGGGCCTTGCTCTCGTACCTGAAGGACACGCAGAAATCGAGCCTCGGGCACCTGACGCGGATCGTCCCCTACCGACGGGGCAGCACCCTGCTGCTCGACGAGACGACCCGGCGCAGCCTGGAGCTGACCCGAACCCTCCGCGACGCCAAGCGAGACGGCTCGCTCCTGGCCGTCATCGACCGCACCTGCACGCCGATGGGAGCGCGGTTGCTGGCCGAGTGGATGACCTCGCCGCTCACCGACCTCGACGGCATCACCCGACGCCACGCCGCCGTGGCCGAACTGCTGGCCGACACGGCCTTGCGTGCCGACTTGCGCGCGGCCCTCGACCGCGCGCACGACCTGGAACGCCTGGCCGCTCGGGCCGCGACGTTTCGGGCCTCGCCGCGAGACCTCGCCTGCCTGGCGAAGACGCTCGGCCTGTTGCCCCGGATCAAGGCCCGCCTGAGCGAACGGGGCGCTCCGTTGCTGAACGATCTGGAGCAGGCGCTCGAACTCTGCCCCGAGATTCGATCCGGGATCGAACAGGCCCTCGTCGATGAGCCCCCGCTCGCCTTGAAGGAAGGGGGCCTGATCCGGCAAGGCTATCACCCGACCCTCGACGAGCTGCGCGAGATCGCCCGAGGGGGGAAATCGTGGATCGCCCGCTACCAGGCCGAACAGGTGCAGAAGACCGGCATTCACGGCCTGAAGGTCGGGTTTAACAAGGTCTTCGGCTACTACATCGAGATCACCCACGCTCAGGCGGCCGGCAAAGCGCTTCCCAGCGAGTACGTCCGCAAGCAGACGATCAAGAACGGCGAGCGCTACATTACCCCCGAGCTGAAGGAGTACGAGGACACCGTCCTCCGCGCCGAGGAACGGGCCCGGGACCTCGAATACGAGCTGTTCGTGACGCTCCGTGACCGCGTTGCGGCCGAGGCCCCCCGACTCGTCCAGGCCGGGGTCGTGCTGGCGACCGTCGATGTGCTGTGCGGCCTGGCCGAGCTGGCCTCGAGGCAGGGGTACTGCCGCCCCGAGATGGTCTCCGAGCCGGTCCTGACCATCGTCGACGGCCGCCATCCGGTGCTCGATGCGATGATGCCTCAGGGGGCCTTCGTTCCGAACGATGCAACCCTCGGCCCGATCGACGGCATGGTGGTCATCCTCACCGGCCCGAACATGGCGGGAAAGAGTACCTATATTCGCCAGATCGCTCTGATGGCCATTCTCGCCCAGATGGGGAGCTTTGTGCCGGCGAAGCAGGCGAGGCTCGGGGTTGTCGATCGCGTGTTCGCGCGGGTCGGGGCGACCGATGAGCTGAGCCGGGGGCAAAGTACCTTCATGGTCGAGATGACCGAGACGGCGAATATTCTCAACAATGCGACCGGGCAATCCCTGGTGATTCTCGACGAGATCGGCCGGGGGACGAGCACGTTTGATGGCGTCTCACTGGCCTGGGCGATCGCCGAGCACCTGCACGACGAGGTCGGCTGCCGGACCCTTTTTGCCACGCACTATCACGAGCTGGTCGATCTGGAGCAGTCTCGCCCGAGGTTGCGGAATTGCAACGTCGCGGTCCGAGAGCGGGACGGCGAGGTGGTGTTTCTCCACCGGATCGTCCCCGGCGGCGCCGACCAGAGCTACGGCATCCACGTGGCCCGGTTGGCGGGGGTTCCGGGATCGGTTCTGGACCGGGCGCGGACGATCCTCGCGTACCTGGAACGGCACCACGGGACCGAGCAGCTCGACGGCTCAGGGGGCGAAACGACCCCTGGGACCCCTCCCACCGAGAGGGATGGCCCGGATCCTCGAAAGGTGAAAACCGGTCGGGGTTTCTCAGAGAGTCTGTTTGCGGCGCTCCCCGATCCGATGATCGACGAGTTGCGCGAGGTTGACCCTGCGGCGATCGATCCGTCGGCCGCGCTGGCCTTGATTCGACGGCTCAAGGAACTGGCCGAATCCTGCTCGGGATGA
- a CDS encoding pyridoxal phosphate-dependent aminotransferase — protein sequence MSLRLAERSRWVAPSATMAMAAEAARLKATGVEVFDFSLGEPDFPTPEHICQAAERAIRDGKTHYTPAAGIPELRAAVARHYATSVGLPVEPQHVIVSNGAKHSIHNALMALCGPGDEVIIPSPYWVSYAELVRLTGAEPVILETTEEESFILSPERFLAAVTPRTKLLMINSPSNPTGVVYPRSALEALADAVLKTEVGVISDEIYEELLYGDAEAHCFAGLRPGLADRTITISGVSKTYAMTGWRIGWAVAPPAVSKFMGALQSQETSNPCSISQWAALEAITGPKDAIRGMLAEFSKRRDYVIERIKGLKDVSCIPPQGAFYAFMNVERHFGRTLGGEPITDSTSFCQAALRSVNVAMVMGSAFGAEGFARVSFATSMETLERGFDALGRFVEGG from the coding sequence ATGTCCCTCCGCTTGGCGGAACGTTCCCGGTGGGTGGCCCCTTCGGCGACCATGGCGATGGCGGCCGAGGCGGCAAGGCTCAAGGCCACGGGGGTCGAGGTCTTCGACTTCTCGCTGGGAGAGCCCGATTTTCCAACGCCCGAGCACATCTGTCAGGCCGCCGAGCGGGCGATCCGAGACGGAAAGACCCACTACACCCCCGCCGCCGGAATTCCGGAGCTGAGGGCCGCGGTGGCTCGGCATTACGCAACATCGGTCGGGTTGCCGGTCGAACCGCAGCATGTCATCGTCTCCAACGGCGCGAAGCATTCCATTCATAACGCCTTGATGGCCCTGTGCGGTCCGGGGGATGAGGTCATCATCCCCAGCCCGTACTGGGTCAGCTATGCCGAGCTGGTCCGCCTGACCGGGGCCGAGCCGGTGATTCTGGAAACGACCGAGGAGGAGAGCTTCATCCTCTCTCCCGAACGCTTCCTCGCGGCCGTGACCCCGCGAACCAAGCTCTTGATGATCAACAGCCCGTCGAACCCGACCGGAGTGGTCTATCCGCGATCGGCCTTGGAGGCCCTGGCCGACGCGGTGCTCAAGACCGAGGTCGGCGTCATCTCCGACGAGATTTACGAGGAACTCCTCTACGGCGATGCCGAGGCCCATTGCTTCGCGGGCCTCCGGCCGGGACTGGCCGACCGAACGATCACCATCTCAGGGGTCAGCAAGACCTATGCCATGACCGGCTGGCGGATTGGGTGGGCGGTCGCTCCTCCGGCGGTGTCGAAGTTCATGGGGGCCCTGCAAAGCCAGGAGACAAGCAACCCCTGTTCGATCAGCCAGTGGGCGGCCCTGGAGGCGATCACCGGTCCGAAGGACGCCATCCGAGGGATGCTGGCCGAGTTCAGCAAGCGCCGGGATTACGTCATCGAGCGGATCAAGGGGTTGAAGGATGTCTCGTGCATCCCGCCGCAAGGGGCCTTCTATGCGTTCATGAACGTCGAACGCCACTTCGGCCGGACGCTCGGCGGCGAGCCGATCACCGACTCGACCAGCTTCTGCCAGGCGGCGTTGCGATCGGTCAACGTGGCGATGGTGATGGGCTCGGCCTTCGGAGCCGAGGGGTTCGCCCGCGTCTCGTTCGCCACGAGCATGGAAACGCTCGAACGCGGCTTCGATGCGCTCGGGCGGTTCGTGGAAGGGGGGTAA
- a CDS encoding RraA family protein → MSYTCLSPEAIERLKAYNTPTISNAIEVFNVRPRHVGYLPHRIRSLTPNLGVMVGYAVTSQTKASHDPNPSPDLNADYLRYVAAQPGPKVAVGQDLDDEPGLGAQFGEVNATIHQKLGCVGHITDGCPRDLDEVEGLGFHLFGLNPCVSHAYVRLVDFGKPVTIAGVEIKPGDLIHADKHGVCIIPAEVADRLADACAQVEALERPLLEHCRSADFDLERYIQLRADMKNKIRE, encoded by the coding sequence ATGTCTTACACCTGCCTGAGTCCCGAAGCCATCGAGCGGCTCAAAGCCTACAACACGCCGACGATCTCCAACGCGATTGAGGTCTTCAACGTCCGCCCGAGGCACGTCGGCTACCTGCCGCACCGCATCCGGAGCCTGACGCCGAACCTCGGTGTGATGGTTGGTTATGCCGTCACCTCGCAGACGAAGGCCTCGCACGACCCGAACCCGAGCCCCGACCTGAACGCCGATTACCTCCGCTACGTCGCCGCCCAACCGGGGCCGAAGGTGGCGGTCGGTCAGGATCTCGACGACGAGCCCGGCCTTGGCGCTCAGTTCGGCGAGGTCAACGCGACGATCCACCAGAAGCTCGGCTGCGTCGGCCACATCACCGACGGCTGCCCCCGCGACCTGGATGAGGTCGAGGGGCTCGGCTTCCACCTCTTCGGCCTCAATCCGTGCGTGAGTCATGCGTACGTTCGGCTTGTCGATTTCGGCAAGCCGGTCACGATCGCCGGTGTCGAGATCAAGCCTGGCGACCTGATCCACGCCGACAAGCACGGCGTCTGCATCATCCCCGCCGAGGTCGCCGATCGCCTCGCCGACGCCTGCGCCCAGGTCGAGGCGCTGGAACGCCCCCTGCTCGAACACTGCCGCAGCGCCGATTTCGACCTGGAGCGCTATATTCAGCTCCGCGCCGACATGAAGAACAAGATCCGCGAGTGA